The following are encoded in a window of Caldicellulosiruptor danielii genomic DNA:
- the asrB gene encoding anaerobic sulfite reductase subunit AsrB: MSENIMLPHPYKIIDIIPETEDVYTFRVETNAKVKSGQFFQVSIPKIGEAPISVSCMGENWIELTIRKVGKLTNEIFNLKPGDKIFMRGPYGNSFPIEEFKSKHLVVIAGGTGVAPVRSLLKYFYENPNEIKSLHFIAGFRDEKNILFKEDLKNFRTRFNTIYTLDRDKIEGFEVGLVTEHIKKIPFDSFEDYNVVIVGPHVMMHFAALECLKNGVNEEKIWVSFERRMSCGVGKCGHCKINEVYVCLEGPVFNYTKAKNLLD, translated from the coding sequence ATGAGCGAAAATATAATGCTTCCCCACCCATATAAAATAATAGACATCATTCCTGAGACAGAGGATGTGTATACCTTTAGAGTTGAAACCAACGCAAAAGTTAAATCCGGACAATTTTTTCAGGTATCTATACCTAAAATTGGAGAAGCTCCTATATCAGTAAGTTGTATGGGCGAAAATTGGATAGAACTTACTATAAGGAAAGTAGGTAAGCTTACCAATGAGATATTCAATTTAAAGCCTGGTGATAAGATATTTATGCGCGGACCTTACGGCAATTCATTTCCGATAGAGGAATTTAAGAGCAAACATTTGGTTGTCATTGCCGGTGGTACTGGAGTTGCTCCTGTGAGAAGTCTTTTAAAGTATTTTTACGAAAATCCAAATGAAATAAAATCCCTACATTTTATTGCTGGATTCAGGGATGAAAAGAATATTTTATTTAAAGAGGATCTAAAAAATTTTAGAACAAGATTTAACACAATCTATACTCTTGATAGAGATAAAATAGAAGGTTTTGAAGTTGGTCTTGTTACCGAACACATTAAGAAAATACCATTCGATTCATTTGAGGACTATAATGTAGTAATCGTAGGACCTCATGTTATGATGCACTTTGCTGCTTTAGAATGTTTAAAAAACGGAGTAAATGAAGAAAAAATCTGGGTATCGTTTGAAAGAAGAATGTCCTGTGGTGTGGGCAAATGCGGTCATTGCAAAATAAATGAGGTGTATGTTTGTTTAGAAGGTCCTGTTTTTAATTATACTAAGGCGAAAAATTTACTGGACTGA